One Candidatus Hinthialibacter antarcticus genomic window carries:
- a CDS encoding NIPSNAP family protein, producing MERRSFLKQSSAIGAASIAAISTGKTAAAASGRDYFELREYQLETEEQKAGLAAFLKDAMIPALNRQGVKPVGAFELREGIGPVYVFLRHKSLEAATTVNQKLLADDAFLKKGDAFLNAPATDPAYTRVESSFFAAFDGMPTLETPISADEDRVFQLRIYESPSVKTGQTKIEMFNIGEIDVFRETGLHPVFFGEALIGGKIPNLTYMLTFKDEEEQKANWKTFGGSEGWKKLKSIEKYADNKILSNITNINLKPMACSQI from the coding sequence ATGGAACGACGATCTTTTCTCAAACAGTCCAGCGCCATCGGCGCCGCGTCAATCGCAGCGATTTCGACGGGAAAAACAGCCGCAGCAGCCAGCGGTCGCGACTATTTTGAACTGCGAGAATATCAACTGGAAACAGAAGAACAAAAAGCCGGGCTTGCCGCGTTTCTCAAAGACGCCATGATCCCTGCATTGAACCGCCAGGGCGTCAAACCCGTTGGCGCATTTGAACTGCGTGAAGGTATCGGCCCGGTTTACGTCTTCCTGCGCCATAAATCCCTCGAAGCAGCGACGACGGTCAATCAGAAATTACTCGCCGATGACGCGTTCCTTAAAAAAGGCGATGCGTTTTTGAATGCTCCCGCAACCGACCCGGCTTATACGCGGGTAGAAAGCAGCTTCTTCGCCGCTTTCGATGGCATGCCAACGCTTGAGACGCCAATCTCCGCCGATGAAGATCGCGTCTTTCAATTACGCATCTATGAAAGCCCCAGCGTCAAAACAGGACAAACTAAAATCGAAATGTTTAACATTGGCGAGATCGACGTTTTCCGTGAAACCGGATTGCACCCGGTTTTCTTCGGCGAAGCGCTGATCGGCGGCAAAATCCCCAACCTGACTTACATGCTGACCTTCAAGGACGAAGAAGAACAAAAAGCCAATTGGAAAACATTCGGCGGCAGCGAAGGCTGGAAAAAACTGAAAAGCATCGAAAAATACGCCGACAATAAAATCCTCAGCAACATCACCAATATTAACTTAAAACCAATGGCTTGTTCGCAAATCTAA
- the larA gene encoding nickel-dependent lactate racemase, giving the protein MKIRLAYGKEGVEVDVPDQNLASVIHMREAAPITDTDAAVCDSLQSPIQSKPLSEIAQGRESAVIVISDITRPVPNKVILPPLLETLEAAGVSREKICILIATGIHRPNLGDELVELVGEDIANHYRVENHYSEDPDANEYIGVVNGDIPVYIDKHYLEADLKILTGLVELHLMAGFSGGRKAVLPGIASLETMKHMHGYRMLQKDEVCNGKLEGNPFHEAAVKVARQAGVDFILNVTLDEHRNVTGVFAGELEAAHEAACAHSAQATMVSIDEPVDIVVTSSGGYPLDKTLYQAIKGFVAALEAVKPGGAIILAAKNEEGCGSREFEDLLRRLQDPMEYYKVVMEPNYVAKDQWMIQELVNGLHRCELLYYTEGISDGDLRDFLVQPIASVQNGLDQALERHGANARVMVIPEGPYVMPKQTQDVKGLYSWQTASA; this is encoded by the coding sequence ATGAAGATTCGTTTAGCGTATGGAAAAGAAGGCGTAGAAGTAGACGTTCCCGACCAGAATTTGGCGAGCGTCATCCACATGCGCGAAGCGGCGCCGATCACCGATACAGACGCGGCAGTATGCGACTCGCTTCAATCGCCCATCCAATCCAAACCGCTCAGCGAAATCGCCCAGGGGCGTGAATCGGCGGTTATCGTTATTTCCGACATCACACGCCCGGTTCCCAATAAAGTTATACTGCCGCCGCTTTTAGAAACCTTAGAAGCAGCAGGCGTTTCCCGTGAAAAAATCTGCATCCTCATCGCCACGGGAATCCATCGTCCCAACTTGGGCGACGAATTAGTTGAACTCGTCGGCGAAGACATCGCCAATCATTACCGCGTCGAAAACCATTACTCCGAAGACCCCGACGCCAACGAGTACATCGGCGTCGTCAACGGCGATATCCCCGTATACATCGACAAACATTATCTCGAAGCCGACCTGAAAATTCTCACAGGGCTGGTTGAGCTACACCTGATGGCAGGTTTCTCAGGCGGACGCAAGGCCGTATTGCCCGGCATCGCCTCGCTGGAAACCATGAAGCACATGCACGGCTACCGCATGTTACAAAAGGACGAGGTTTGCAACGGTAAGTTAGAGGGCAACCCGTTTCACGAAGCCGCCGTCAAAGTCGCGCGCCAGGCGGGCGTCGATTTTATTCTGAATGTCACTCTCGATGAACACCGCAACGTCACCGGCGTGTTTGCGGGCGAACTCGAAGCCGCTCACGAAGCGGCATGCGCCCATTCCGCGCAAGCGACGATGGTTTCGATTGACGAGCCAGTAGACATCGTGGTTACATCCAGCGGCGGCTATCCGCTCGACAAGACGCTCTACCAGGCGATCAAAGGCTTCGTCGCCGCACTCGAAGCGGTCAAACCGGGCGGCGCCATCATTCTTGCCGCCAAAAATGAAGAAGGCTGCGGCAGCCGCGAATTTGAAGACTTGCTGCGGCGCCTGCAAGACCCGATGGAATACTACAAGGTCGTGATGGAGCCGAACTACGTCGCCAAAGATCAATGGATGATTCAAGAATTGGTCAATGGGTTGCACCGTTGCGAACTGCTGTATTACACCGAAGGCATCAGCGACGGCGACCTGCGCGACTTTTTGGTACAACCCATTGCGTCGGTGCAAAACGGCCTCGACCAGGCGCTCGAACGCCACGGCGCCAACGCCCGCGTGATGGTGATCCCCGAAGGGCCGTACGTCATGCCCAAACAGACGCAAGACGTCAAGGGATTATATTCATGGCAGACGGCGTCGGCTTAG
- a CDS encoding formylglycine-generating enzyme family protein has protein sequence MRRSMFRLGFLLLAGMVLTAPVQSQAIVHEFNGDTNEENSVIIQGAGFAAINLADVSYGPVPTDNAFDKATDGRGAIVTADPGEGVMLLTQPINTTNAAIVRCSVRTDAPGAEITLASLGLDDARFLSTNAPNNTSYFVGQYRRLTTFFIPPGLGFQAIIQVVNRSASAAVNAYIDNFEVILLDPEKFYNAQFLDSDENDPSPIAISAIPPIVVPLNITTGEKPLELNFISSGTFLMGSPDDESGRDDDESPQRAVTISKPFFMSKYEVTQAQWQAVMGYNPSNFNGNPNHPVESISWNDAQAFIDELNALGIGRFRLPTEAEWEYASRAETSTRYSWGDDPTQTAIDDNAWQIVNASNATHEVGLKSANAFGLYDMSGNVWEWCSDWYGDYPAGPQADPTGPASGSGRVVRGGGWASNADFCRSAQRESPAPTIRSFILGLRVVREL, from the coding sequence ATGCGTCGTTCGATGTTTCGTCTTGGGTTCTTATTATTAGCTGGGATGGTTCTTACGGCCCCGGTCCAGTCTCAGGCCATTGTCCATGAATTTAACGGCGATACAAACGAAGAAAACAGCGTCATCATCCAGGGCGCGGGTTTCGCCGCCATCAACCTGGCGGACGTTTCGTATGGCCCCGTCCCGACCGACAACGCCTTCGATAAAGCCACCGACGGACGCGGCGCCATCGTGACCGCTGACCCCGGCGAGGGCGTCATGCTGCTGACCCAGCCTATCAACACCACCAACGCCGCCATCGTGCGGTGCAGCGTGCGTACGGATGCGCCCGGCGCGGAAATCACACTCGCCTCGCTTGGCCTTGACGATGCGCGGTTTCTTTCGACCAACGCACCCAACAACACCAGTTACTTTGTCGGACAATACCGTCGCCTGACCACGTTCTTTATCCCGCCGGGACTTGGCTTCCAAGCCATCATTCAGGTCGTGAACCGCAGTGCAAGCGCTGCCGTCAATGCGTATATTGATAATTTTGAAGTCATCCTGCTTGATCCAGAAAAATTCTATAACGCCCAATTCCTCGATAGCGATGAGAACGACCCAAGCCCAATCGCGATTTCAGCCATCCCCCCGATTGTTGTGCCGCTCAACATCACCACTGGTGAAAAGCCGCTGGAACTGAACTTCATCTCGTCTGGTACGTTTTTGATGGGAAGCCCCGATGACGAATCAGGCCGCGACGACGACGAAAGCCCGCAACGCGCCGTTACGATTTCAAAACCATTTTTTATGAGTAAGTACGAAGTTACTCAGGCGCAATGGCAAGCGGTGATGGGCTATAATCCGTCGAATTTCAACGGCAACCCCAACCATCCGGTTGAGTCGATCTCATGGAATGACGCTCAGGCGTTCATTGATGAACTAAACGCTTTGGGCATTGGCCGCTTCCGCCTCCCCACCGAAGCCGAGTGGGAATACGCCAGCCGCGCGGAAACGTCCACCCGCTATTCGTGGGGCGACGACCCAACCCAAACTGCGATTGACGACAATGCTTGGCAAATTGTAAACGCGAGCAACGCGACCCACGAAGTCGGCCTGAAATCCGCCAACGCGTTCGGCCTCTATGACATGAGCGGCAATGTATGGGAATGGTGCAGCGACTGGTACGGCGATTATCCCGCCGGGCCGCAAGCTGACCCAACCGGTCCCGCCAGCGGGTCAGGCCGCGTAGTGCGCGGCGGCGGTTGGGCAAGCAACGCAGATTTTTGCCGTTCCGCCCAGCGCGAGTCGCCCGCGCCCACGATTCGCAGTTTCATTCTTGGATTGCGCGTGGTAAGAGAGTTATAA
- a CDS encoding Gfo/Idh/MocA family oxidoreductase: MNVEQNESRRSFLRKSGMGAAVVAVGPIAKSASSANDVIGVGCIGLGVRGGTLNRLVVRNEGVKVVALCDVYQPHVEKGVRQSNNPDVKTYIDYQDLLADKNVDAVVIAVPDHWHSRMLIDAANAGKDVYIEKGWTRTIDEAKAMREAVKKNNIIMQLGHQSRGQAAGVQAAELIRDGVIGPVTMVRTGRMENRPVGTNFWRWYGWYDNYERPDPKQVVKELDWERWLGPVGKRPFNEEHFWHWRCYWDFGTGIAGDLLSHEIDFVHSVLQHGIPDSCVTMGINAFNNDGRDVPDTWTSIFNFEEAKRQVTFECSMNTRERTVTPTFHGKHGVLEFDQIAQSVSDFAVYPDRGTQKYQKAFEEGKLKGGEPMLRFDPDKTQTPTHMEDFFNCVRSRKKTKCHEDEAFVEAATLVMSVKALREKREVQWDRNKEEVV; the protein is encoded by the coding sequence ATGAATGTAGAACAGAATGAATCAAGGCGTTCCTTTTTGCGAAAGAGCGGAATGGGCGCTGCTGTGGTTGCTGTAGGGCCGATTGCGAAAAGCGCGTCATCCGCCAACGATGTGATCGGCGTCGGGTGTATCGGCCTGGGCGTACGCGGCGGGACGCTCAACCGACTGGTTGTCCGCAACGAAGGCGTGAAGGTGGTTGCGCTGTGCGATGTGTATCAACCTCATGTCGAAAAAGGCGTTCGCCAAAGCAATAATCCTGATGTCAAAACTTACATCGACTATCAGGACTTACTCGCAGATAAAAACGTCGATGCGGTTGTGATCGCGGTTCCAGACCATTGGCATTCGCGCATGTTGATCGACGCCGCCAATGCAGGCAAAGACGTATACATCGAAAAAGGTTGGACGCGCACCATCGACGAAGCGAAGGCCATGCGTGAGGCCGTCAAAAAAAATAACATCATCATGCAACTCGGTCACCAGAGCCGAGGTCAAGCGGCGGGCGTCCAGGCGGCGGAACTGATTCGCGACGGCGTCATCGGCCCGGTAACAATGGTTCGCACCGGGCGAATGGAAAACCGCCCTGTCGGCACCAACTTCTGGCGCTGGTACGGCTGGTATGACAACTATGAGCGCCCCGATCCAAAACAGGTCGTGAAGGAACTCGATTGGGAACGCTGGCTTGGCCCGGTCGGAAAACGCCCCTTTAACGAAGAACATTTCTGGCACTGGCGCTGTTATTGGGACTTCGGCACCGGCATCGCGGGCGATCTCTTGTCGCATGAAATTGACTTTGTCCATTCCGTCTTGCAGCACGGCATCCCCGATTCATGCGTGACGATGGGGATCAATGCGTTCAACAATGACGGCAGGGACGTGCCGGACACCTGGACATCGATATTCAATTTTGAAGAAGCCAAGCGGCAAGTCACATTTGAATGCAGCATGAACACCCGCGAGCGAACGGTCACGCCGACGTTTCATGGCAAGCACGGCGTCTTGGAATTTGACCAGATCGCGCAATCGGTCAGCGATTTTGCGGTGTACCCTGACCGGGGTACGCAGAAATATCAGAAGGCATTTGAAGAAGGAAAACTCAAGGGCGGGGAGCCGATGCTGAGGTTTGATCCTGACAAAACCCAAACGCCGACCCACATGGAGGATTTTTTCAATTGCGTCCGGTCGCGTAAGAAAACGAAATGCCATGAAGACGAAGCCTTTGTTGAAGCGGCGACGCTGGTGATGTCGGTCAAGGCGTTGCGTGAAAAACGTGAAGTTCAGTGGGACCGAAACAAAGAAGAGGTCGTTTAA
- a CDS encoding alpha-L-fucosidase, translating to MRLSFLRQCLAIFILIACFASFTASAQINPIGPVPMQKQKMWQEMELVFFAHFGVNTFTDREWGDGSEDPQIFNPTQFDAEQWARAVKAAGGKLIILTCKHHDGFCLWPSKYTEHSVKNSPWKNGQGDIVAEVAAACKKHGLKFGVYLSPWDRNNPDYGDSPVYNQYFLDQLTELLTNYGAIAEVWFDGANGEGPNGKRQVYDFQAYYSLIRKLQPQALIAIMGPDVRWVGNESGVAAETEWSVRVSTPKALNDPKVQFNETVVAGDVTYLKDAGKNRDDVAFNHLADSPDQGQAPLIWYPAETDVSIRPGWFYHEKEDEQVKSMDHLIDIYYQSIGRNTVLLLNIPPDRRGLFHENDVWRLMQFGAYVKETFATNLIQAPFSYPGTQHQGDQNPPQLFDGNNDTYWAPKDEYAFAPLEIGLNKPQTFDVILLQEPISMGQRIAEFTVEAKVNDEWKTVAEGTTIGYKRLFRIEETTSDAIRLTVKKSRGLPLISELGLYKQAKY from the coding sequence ATGCGTCTTTCCTTCCTTCGCCAATGTCTCGCCATTTTCATTCTCATTGCTTGCTTCGCTTCATTCACAGCAAGCGCTCAGATCAACCCGATAGGCCCTGTCCCGATGCAAAAACAAAAAATGTGGCAGGAAATGGAACTGGTGTTCTTCGCCCACTTCGGCGTCAACACCTTCACCGACCGCGAATGGGGCGACGGCAGCGAAGACCCGCAAATCTTTAATCCAACTCAATTCGACGCAGAACAATGGGCGCGCGCCGTCAAAGCCGCTGGTGGAAAACTCATCATCCTCACCTGCAAACATCACGACGGCTTCTGCCTGTGGCCCAGCAAGTATACGGAACATTCCGTCAAAAACAGCCCGTGGAAAAACGGCCAGGGCGACATCGTCGCAGAAGTGGCGGCGGCATGTAAAAAACACGGTCTCAAATTCGGCGTTTATCTCTCGCCCTGGGACCGCAACAACCCGGACTACGGCGACTCGCCGGTCTACAACCAATATTTTTTAGACCAACTGACTGAGTTGCTGACCAACTACGGCGCCATTGCGGAAGTGTGGTTCGACGGCGCCAACGGCGAAGGCCCCAACGGCAAACGTCAGGTCTATGACTTTCAGGCGTATTATTCGCTGATCCGAAAATTACAGCCACAAGCCTTAATCGCCATCATGGGGCCGGACGTTCGCTGGGTCGGTAATGAATCCGGCGTTGCGGCTGAAACGGAATGGAGCGTCCGCGTCTCGACGCCCAAAGCGCTCAACGACCCTAAAGTTCAATTCAACGAGACCGTCGTCGCAGGCGATGTGACTTACTTGAAAGACGCAGGCAAAAACCGCGACGACGTGGCGTTCAACCATCTTGCTGATTCACCCGACCAGGGGCAAGCGCCGTTGATCTGGTATCCAGCCGAAACCGATGTCTCAATACGTCCCGGTTGGTTTTATCATGAAAAAGAAGACGAGCAAGTCAAAAGCATGGACCACTTGATTGATATTTATTATCAATCCATCGGGCGTAACACCGTCTTGCTGCTGAACATTCCGCCCGACCGCCGCGGCCTGTTCCATGAAAACGACGTATGGCGCTTGATGCAATTTGGCGCGTACGTCAAAGAGACCTTTGCAACCAATCTCATTCAAGCCCCGTTTTCCTATCCAGGGACTCAACACCAGGGCGATCAGAATCCACCTCAATTGTTTGACGGAAACAACGACACCTACTGGGCGCCGAAAGATGAATACGCATTCGCGCCTCTGGAAATTGGCTTGAACAAACCACAAACCTTCGACGTAATTTTATTGCAGGAACCCATTTCGATGGGGCAGCGCATCGCCGAATTCACCGTCGAAGCCAAAGTGAACGACGAATGGAAAACCGTTGCGGAAGGAACAACCATCGGCTATAAGCGCTTGTTCCGCATTGAAGAAACCACAAGCGACGCGATCCGCCTTACGGTCAAAAAATCGCGCGGCCTGCCGCTAATCAGCGAATTGGGTTTATACAAACAAGCGAAGTATTAA
- a CDS encoding carbohydrate kinase, which yields MNPRNIVAFGEVLWDLLPGGPQLGGAPFNFCYRAHSLGMNAAMISRLGRDELGKQAHQRILELGVPDLCVQWDDSHPTGTVNITLDENNQPDYFIVPEVAYDFIQINETTLDAIRNADCICFGTLAQRSEPSRNTLNSLLNAADGAVKLCDINLRKNCYTQEIIINSLKQAQMMKINEDEAWMLRDMLPLKGDSLPAIAESLLTSFSLDACVITKGDKGAYARNRQGESVYEPGFQVNLVDPCGSGDAFTAAFMAKWLNQAPLDECCVWGNALGAMVATQAGATSPISPDEIEAFIQNPQQRLADQP from the coding sequence ATGAATCCAAGAAACATCGTTGCATTCGGCGAAGTGTTATGGGACCTGCTGCCTGGCGGGCCGCAATTGGGCGGCGCTCCGTTTAATTTTTGTTATCGCGCCCATTCACTCGGAATGAACGCCGCCATGATTAGCCGTCTGGGCCGCGACGAACTAGGCAAGCAAGCGCACCAACGCATTCTTGAACTAGGTGTGCCGGATTTGTGCGTCCAGTGGGATGACAGCCATCCTACGGGTACGGTCAATATAACCCTGGATGAAAACAATCAACCCGATTATTTCATCGTCCCTGAGGTCGCCTATGATTTCATTCAGATCAATGAAACCACGCTGGACGCAATTCGCAATGCCGACTGCATCTGTTTTGGGACCCTGGCGCAACGATCCGAACCATCACGCAACACGCTAAACAGTTTACTCAACGCCGCAGACGGCGCCGTCAAATTATGTGACATCAATCTTCGCAAAAACTGTTACACCCAAGAAATAATTATAAACTCATTAAAGCAAGCGCAGATGATGAAGATCAATGAAGACGAAGCCTGGATGCTGCGCGATATGCTGCCGCTTAAAGGCGATTCACTGCCCGCCATTGCAGAGTCTCTACTGACGAGTTTCTCATTAGATGCCTGCGTCATCACCAAAGGCGACAAAGGCGCCTATGCGCGCAACCGCCAGGGCGAGAGCGTTTACGAGCCGGGTTTTCAAGTCAACTTAGTCGATCCCTGCGGATCAGGCGACGCCTTCACCGCCGCCTTCATGGCGAAGTGGTTGAATCAGGCCCCTCTGGATGAATGCTGCGTCTGGGGCAACGCGCTGGGCGCCATGGTCGCTACGCAAGCAGGCGCGACCTCGCCCATATCCCCCGATGAAATTGAAGCGTTCATTCAAAACCCACAGCAACGATTGGCAGATCAACCCTAA
- a CDS encoding class I SAM-dependent methyltransferase produces MNTIFEWMPMTEQWFEEVQRCFQAHDWDGTQSALLRVMNEEPKNPLPRYHLANLFRLLKRPSEAVSILEPLEHEADVPAEYLWALFECRMEAGDYQAGTASIHLLPLDRDSSPQRLELALGCARLAGNYSLGLKIARRMHTKGLASELRWVLRVHRLLRVFPKFLRIKLARNFALHALQRCRWRRARVWLEAARAMYPQQFEWPFRLAHLQRISRDPFDPQFHWEFAWLSIALTIQPDRKEALRMRALTLFDMEPGQVVLDEIQQCPGAFSESERLRMQAACHANLQQYEKAAAAYHELHQCGDKAFAQFGLGLIHLEKSEYSFALKCFETAEEELETDDGFQFTLWFFYQACLQFENGIPPESICGQAIIHELDDSHEVANTFDEWDDFECPLCGNAAAGELLWKDHSTNWQRARCSSCGMIAVSPMPTEAQINAIYTRESRSEDSVNRGYRRQLMEALHASEDQLKTLNAYREATGWDGQFDWDAYEASLGETKRCLDVGCASGRTAATFQRLGWDAHGIDVDPQAIAVAQEHGLEVSVAHLEQLELDKLFDFITLVDVIEHVRDPKALMQRASQLLKPGGAVYIKTPCADSLPHRLVGERWLESAEHVQFFSQRTLTKLVEEAGFKIAASSYYVDDATPLLHYDQWQSRRFPQLFQQWTDRLQAGDAVRMLLLKPQP; encoded by the coding sequence GTGAATACAATCTTTGAATGGATGCCCATGACGGAACAATGGTTCGAAGAGGTGCAGCGCTGTTTTCAAGCCCATGATTGGGACGGGACCCAATCGGCGCTGTTACGCGTGATGAATGAGGAACCCAAAAACCCGCTGCCGCGCTACCACCTCGCGAATTTATTCCGCCTGCTAAAGCGTCCCTCTGAGGCCGTATCGATTTTGGAGCCGCTTGAGCATGAAGCGGATGTTCCCGCTGAATATCTCTGGGCGTTATTTGAATGTCGGATGGAAGCCGGCGATTACCAGGCAGGGACTGCATCGATCCACCTTCTACCGCTCGATCGAGATTCATCGCCGCAACGCCTCGAACTCGCGCTGGGATGCGCCCGCTTGGCTGGTAACTATTCGCTGGGATTAAAAATCGCCCGGCGGATGCACACAAAAGGCCTCGCGTCAGAATTGCGTTGGGTGTTGCGCGTCCATCGGTTGCTTCGCGTGTTTCCAAAATTTCTACGAATCAAATTGGCGCGTAATTTTGCGCTTCACGCTTTGCAGCGCTGTCGCTGGCGGCGGGCGCGGGTGTGGCTTGAAGCCGCGCGGGCGATGTACCCACAACAATTTGAATGGCCGTTTCGTCTCGCTCACTTGCAGCGGATTAGCCGCGACCCGTTTGATCCGCAATTTCATTGGGAATTTGCCTGGTTGTCGATTGCGCTGACGATTCAACCTGATCGCAAAGAAGCGTTGCGGATGCGCGCGCTCACGTTGTTTGATATGGAGCCGGGGCAAGTGGTTCTGGATGAAATACAACAATGCCCGGGCGCATTCAGCGAATCCGAACGATTGAGAATGCAGGCGGCCTGCCATGCAAATTTGCAGCAGTATGAGAAAGCCGCTGCTGCGTATCACGAATTGCATCAATGCGGCGACAAAGCGTTCGCGCAATTCGGCCTTGGGTTAATCCATCTAGAAAAAAGTGAATATTCTTTTGCGTTGAAATGTTTTGAAACAGCGGAAGAGGAATTAGAAACAGATGATGGGTTTCAGTTTACGCTGTGGTTTTTTTATCAAGCGTGCTTGCAATTTGAAAACGGAATTCCGCCTGAATCCATTTGTGGGCAGGCGATTATTCATGAATTAGATGATAGCCATGAAGTCGCAAACACGTTTGATGAATGGGACGATTTTGAATGCCCGCTCTGCGGCAATGCCGCCGCCGGAGAACTGCTTTGGAAAGACCACTCAACAAATTGGCAGCGTGCCCGATGCAGCAGCTGCGGAATGATCGCCGTTTCGCCCATGCCGACAGAAGCGCAGATCAACGCTATCTATACGCGCGAAAGCCGCAGCGAAGACTCAGTCAATCGCGGGTATCGCCGTCAGTTAATGGAAGCCCTACATGCCTCGGAAGACCAATTGAAGACGCTGAACGCTTACCGCGAAGCGACCGGGTGGGACGGCCAGTTTGATTGGGACGCCTACGAAGCCTCGCTCGGCGAAACCAAGCGCTGCCTGGATGTGGGCTGTGCGTCTGGTCGAACAGCGGCGACCTTTCAGCGCTTGGGGTGGGACGCGCATGGCATTGACGTCGACCCGCAGGCAATCGCCGTTGCGCAAGAGCATGGCCTGGAAGTGAGCGTGGCGCATCTCGAGCAATTAGAACTAGACAAGTTGTTTGATTTTATCACGCTGGTCGATGTGATTGAGCATGTGCGCGATCCAAAAGCGCTGATGCAACGCGCATCTCAATTATTGAAGCCGGGCGGCGCCGTGTATATCAAGACGCCCTGCGCCGATAGCCTGCCGCATCGGTTGGTCGGCGAGCGCTGGTTAGAATCAGCGGAGCATGTGCAATTTTTCAGCCAGCGAACACTCACAAAACTGGTGGAAGAAGCCGGATTTAAAATCGCGGCGTCTTCCTATTATGTTGATGATGCGACCCCGCTATTGCATTACGACCAATGGCAGTCGCGCCGCTTTCCCCAATTATTTCAACAATGGACCGACCGCTTGCAAGCAGGCGATGCGGTACGCATGTTATTATTAAAACCTCAGCCGTAA